The Cystobacter fuscus DSM 2262 genome contains a region encoding:
- a CDS encoding amidohydrolase → METTVYVARRIRTLDAERPEAEALAVRRGRLVAVGTKREVLEAAGEGARVVDLGKAVVVPGLVDAHAHLAGLGLSLTVARLEGARSVDEAVQRLADAPATSFQGDWLIGKGWDQNGWPGGGFPGRAELDARFPTTPVYLTRVDHHAAWVNGEALRRAGITRDTPDPAGGRILRDAAGEPTGVLVDNAMELVAPRVSPPTDEQLEARLAAALERCAQVGLTGVHDAGMDPRTFRLLQQWDMAGRLPVRVYAMADGQGEARRTYLDLGTYGGRLLEMKSVKFLLDGALGSRGAALHTAYSDAPGETGLLLMEPEELEARARAFMERGFQVCVHAIGDRANTLVVDTLIRAAAETKTQGLRHRVEHAQILRPEDIQKLGAAGLVASVQPTHATSDMGWAEARLGAERLKGAYAWRSLKEAGAVLALGSDFPIESPDVLAGLYAARTRQDARGQPAGGWRPEERLTAQEALEGFTVGPAWASFAEARRGRLKVGMEADFTALSVDPVEDEARALVDARVVATVVDGREVYRER, encoded by the coding sequence GTGGAGACGACAGTCTACGTGGCACGCCGCATCCGCACGTTGGACGCGGAGCGGCCGGAAGCCGAGGCCCTGGCGGTGCGCCGGGGGCGGTTGGTGGCGGTGGGGACGAAGCGGGAGGTGCTGGAGGCGGCGGGCGAGGGGGCTCGCGTCGTGGACCTGGGCAAGGCGGTGGTGGTGCCCGGGCTGGTGGACGCGCACGCGCACCTGGCGGGGCTGGGCCTGAGCCTGACGGTGGCCCGGCTGGAGGGCGCGCGCTCGGTGGACGAGGCCGTGCAGCGGCTCGCCGACGCACCGGCCACGAGCTTCCAGGGCGACTGGCTCATCGGCAAGGGGTGGGATCAGAACGGGTGGCCGGGGGGCGGGTTCCCGGGCCGGGCCGAGCTGGATGCGCGCTTTCCCACGACGCCGGTGTACCTCACGCGGGTGGACCACCACGCGGCGTGGGTGAATGGCGAGGCGCTGCGGCGCGCGGGCATCACCCGGGACACGCCGGACCCGGCCGGGGGACGAATCCTCCGGGACGCGGCGGGCGAGCCCACGGGGGTGCTGGTGGACAACGCCATGGAGCTGGTGGCGCCCCGGGTGTCGCCGCCCACGGACGAGCAGCTCGAGGCGCGGCTCGCGGCGGCGCTGGAGCGCTGCGCCCAGGTGGGGCTGACGGGGGTGCACGACGCGGGGATGGATCCGCGCACGTTCCGGCTGCTTCAGCAGTGGGACATGGCGGGGCGGCTGCCGGTGCGGGTGTACGCGATGGCGGACGGGCAGGGGGAGGCACGGCGGACGTACCTGGATCTGGGGACGTACGGCGGGCGGCTGCTGGAGATGAAGTCGGTGAAGTTCCTGCTGGACGGGGCGTTGGGCTCGCGGGGCGCGGCGCTGCACACGGCCTACAGCGACGCGCCGGGGGAGACGGGGCTGTTGTTGATGGAGCCCGAGGAACTGGAGGCGCGCGCGCGGGCCTTCATGGAGCGGGGCTTCCAGGTATGCGTGCACGCGATTGGAGACCGGGCGAACACGCTGGTGGTGGACACGCTGATTCGCGCCGCGGCGGAGACGAAGACGCAGGGGCTGCGGCACCGGGTGGAGCACGCCCAGATTCTCCGGCCCGAGGACATCCAGAAGCTGGGGGCGGCGGGGCTGGTGGCGAGCGTGCAGCCGACGCACGCGACGAGCGACATGGGGTGGGCGGAGGCGCGGCTGGGGGCGGAGCGACTGAAGGGCGCGTACGCGTGGAGGAGCCTGAAGGAGGCGGGGGCGGTGTTGGCGCTGGGCAGCGACTTCCCCATCGAGAGCCCGGACGTGCTGGCGGGACTGTACGCGGCGAGGACGCGTCAGGACGCGAGGGGCCAACCCGCGGGCGGATGGAGGCCCGAGGAGCGGCTGACGGCGCAGGAGGCGCTGGAGGGCTTCACGGTGGGGCCGGCGTGGGCGTCGTTCGCGGAAGCGCGCCGGGGGCGGCTGAAGGTGGGGATGGAGGCGGACTTCACGGCGCTGTCGGTGGACCCGGTGGAGGACGAGGCGCGGGCGCTGGTGGACGCGCGGGTGGTGGCCACGGTGGTGGATGGCCGCGAGGTGTACCGGGAGCGGTGA
- a CDS encoding YkvA family protein produces MGTRFFRYVRDPRVPRWRRLLGLFAVAYFLFPVDVVPDFLPLLGWLDDLGVLAGVAWFMKRELEHYRPEPMGWPTPVDVPRTGTPPLGQR; encoded by the coding sequence ATGGGAACGCGGTTCTTCCGTTACGTGCGAGATCCTCGCGTGCCGCGGTGGCGGCGGCTGCTGGGGCTGTTCGCCGTGGCCTACTTCCTCTTCCCCGTGGATGTGGTGCCGGACTTCCTGCCCCTGCTGGGCTGGCTGGACGACCTCGGGGTGCTGGCCGGGGTGGCCTGGTTCATGAAGCGGGAGCTGGAGCACTACCGGCCCGAGCCCATGGGGTGGCCCACGCCGGTGGACGTGCCTCGCACGGGCACGCCTCCGCTCGGCCAGCGCTGA
- the nhaR gene encoding transcriptional activator NhaR, producing the protein MSWLNYHHLLYFWTVARSGSIAKASQELHLAQPTISAQLKLLEESLGHKLLERQGRRLVLTDVGRTVLRYADDIFRLGNELKNAIHGLPSGQLRVAVGVTDVVPKLVAERLLQPAFDAFPDIHITCREGSLPQLLASLALHELDVVLADTPSSEPVSIRSFNHLLGTCGLSFFAAPRLAHLARGFPRSLEGAPLLLPSEVSSLRRALTAWFDAQGIHPRVVGDFDDSALLEAFGQRGHGVFAAPSIIEAEVCRQFNVSVLGRTQDIETGFYAISVERRLRHPAVVAIAESARAQLFG; encoded by the coding sequence GTGAGCTGGCTCAACTACCACCACCTCCTCTACTTCTGGACCGTCGCCCGCTCCGGCTCCATCGCCAAGGCCAGCCAGGAGCTCCACCTCGCCCAGCCCACCATCAGCGCCCAGCTCAAGCTCCTCGAGGAGTCCCTCGGGCACAAGCTCCTCGAGCGCCAGGGCCGCCGCCTCGTCCTCACCGACGTCGGCCGCACCGTCCTGCGCTACGCCGATGACATCTTCCGCCTCGGCAACGAGCTCAAGAACGCCATCCACGGCCTGCCCTCCGGCCAGCTGCGCGTCGCCGTCGGCGTCACCGACGTCGTCCCCAAGCTCGTCGCCGAGCGCCTCCTCCAGCCCGCCTTCGACGCCTTCCCCGACATCCACATCACCTGCCGCGAAGGCTCCCTCCCCCAGCTGCTCGCCTCCCTCGCCCTGCACGAGCTCGACGTCGTCCTCGCCGATACCCCCTCCTCCGAGCCCGTCAGCATCCGTTCCTTCAACCACCTGCTCGGCACCTGCGGCCTCTCCTTCTTCGCCGCCCCCCGCCTCGCCCACCTCGCCCGCGGCTTCCCCCGCTCGCTCGAGGGCGCCCCCCTGCTGCTCCCCTCCGAGGTCTCCTCCCTCCGGCGCGCCCTCACCGCCTGGTTCGACGCCCAGGGCATCCACCCGCGCGTCGTCGGCGACTTCGACGACAGCGCCCTGCTCGAGGCCTTCGGGCAGCGCGGCCACGGCGTCTTCGCCGCCCCCTCCATCATCGAGGCCGAGGTCTGCCGCCAGTTCAATGTCTCCGTCCTCGGCCGCACCCAGGACATCGAAACCGGCTTCTACGCCATCTCCGTCGAGCGGCGGCTGCGCCACCCCGCCGTCGTCGCCATCGCCGAGAGCGCTCGCGCCCAGCTCTTCGGCTGA
- a CDS encoding tetratricopeptide repeat protein, with the protein MAKTSPRKAPASPKKAVAAPKKSAAAAKKRPSSVKKPVAEARPAAAKKKTPAPPPAPVDVLPPASSFPEPEAELVAEPVIEQKSLPAGEPVGGAAFPFEIDPKRIEEGLNKLRGEVIHWANKGRYTKVRFKFRGKQLLPDLPIAAVAAAEGLTFYWGGILRALIVTVAGGSLLQVELVNDADKRVQAGKEALLAGDLDEALAAFREALAMDRDNGGAHLNVGVALKLKGEREAALAAFERAKALDPEGPLGAEAERLAAPLRPKDTAQTA; encoded by the coding sequence ATGGCGAAGACCTCACCCCGCAAGGCCCCGGCGAGCCCGAAGAAGGCCGTCGCGGCTCCGAAGAAGAGCGCCGCTGCCGCGAAGAAGCGCCCCTCGTCCGTGAAGAAGCCGGTGGCCGAGGCGCGGCCAGCCGCCGCGAAGAAGAAGACCCCGGCGCCGCCCCCCGCTCCGGTGGACGTGCTTCCCCCCGCCTCCTCCTTCCCCGAGCCCGAGGCCGAGCTCGTGGCCGAGCCCGTGATCGAGCAGAAGTCCCTGCCCGCGGGCGAGCCCGTGGGCGGCGCCGCGTTCCCCTTCGAGATCGATCCCAAGCGCATCGAGGAGGGCCTGAACAAGCTGCGCGGGGAGGTCATCCACTGGGCGAACAAGGGCCGCTACACGAAGGTGCGCTTCAAGTTCCGCGGCAAGCAACTGCTGCCGGACCTGCCCATCGCCGCCGTGGCCGCCGCCGAGGGCCTCACCTTCTACTGGGGCGGCATCCTGCGCGCGCTCATCGTCACCGTGGCCGGGGGCAGCCTGCTCCAGGTGGAGCTCGTCAATGACGCGGACAAGCGCGTGCAGGCCGGCAAGGAGGCCCTGCTCGCCGGAGACCTGGACGAGGCCCTCGCCGCCTTCCGCGAGGCGCTCGCCATGGACCGGGACAACGGCGGCGCGCACCTCAACGTGGGCGTGGCCCTCAAGCTGAAGGGAGAGCGCGAGGCCGCGCTCGCCGCCTTCGAGCGCGCCAAGGCGCTGGACCCCGAGGGCCCCCTGGGCGCCGAGGCCGAGCGGCTCGCCGCCCCACTGCGGCCCAAGGACACCGCCCAGACGGCGTGA
- the gyrA gene encoding DNA gyrase subunit A has translation MADDTTDKPATPPAPPSGAVGELIQVNIEDEMRRSYLDYSMSVIIGRALPDVRDGLKPVHRRVLYAMNDLGNLHNRAYKKSARVVGDVIGKYHPHGDSSVYDAMVRLAQEWSLRYLLVDGQGNFGSVDGDSPAAMRYTEVRMERLAEEMLADIEKETIDFGPNYDDSLLEPLVLPTKFPNLLVNGSSGIAVGMTTNVPPHNMGEVIDGTLHLIEHPTATVRDLMQFITGPDFPTAGIITGREGIVRAYETGRGQITIRARTEIETSKKGDRESIIVTEIPYQVNKARLIEKIADLVRDKKLEGISDIRDESDRQGMRIVVELKRDAISGVVLNNLFATTPMETTFGAVMLAIDGGQPRTLTLKELLDRFISHRRDVVTRRSRFELRKARARRHIVEGLLVAQDLIDLVVSLIRASKDPDEARWGLMHILSPELYEQERFKNLQRIDYAQAKAQMALLESRARAEEPNYSGLEHRYEGSGFSEDQAKNILEMRLQRLTGLQREELFRELVDLVREILRLEDILAHETSLLNVIKTELKEIRERYSDKRRTEITGAVEEITSEDLIAEETMVVTLSHTGYVKRSPLSEYRAQKRGGRGKTGATTKEDDFVTDMFVASTHAFLMPITNKGRLYSLKVHELPLAGRTSRGKAMVNLVQFGEGERLAQVLVTREFGENQFVFFVTKKGVVKRTDLSAFANVRSSGIIALGIDEGDELVAVKITDGSKDILLSTATGMSIRFPEQEVRSMGRQAYGVKGITLEEGDEVVGADVVEKDTTILTVTENGYGKRTQEAEYRQQGRGGKGIIDIKTTERNGKVVGLVPVTDKDEVMLVTNGGMLIRMKAKEISVIGRNTQGVRLIALESAEEKVTGISKLPESEEDEGETVEALASESAAAAPSTAAESPEGSESPEGTESPEGSEPEQG, from the coding sequence ATGGCCGACGACACCACCGACAAGCCGGCAACGCCCCCCGCGCCTCCTTCGGGCGCCGTGGGAGAACTCATCCAAGTCAACATCGAAGACGAGATGCGCCGCTCGTATCTCGACTACTCGATGTCCGTCATCATCGGGCGCGCCCTGCCCGACGTGCGCGATGGCCTCAAGCCCGTGCACCGCCGCGTGCTCTACGCGATGAACGACCTGGGCAACCTCCACAACCGCGCCTACAAGAAGAGCGCGCGCGTGGTGGGTGACGTCATCGGTAAGTACCACCCCCACGGCGACTCCTCCGTCTACGACGCCATGGTGCGGCTCGCGCAGGAGTGGTCCCTGCGCTACCTGCTCGTGGACGGCCAGGGCAACTTCGGCTCGGTGGACGGCGACTCCCCCGCGGCCATGCGCTACACGGAAGTGCGCATGGAGCGGCTGGCCGAGGAGATGCTCGCCGACATCGAGAAGGAGACCATCGACTTCGGTCCCAACTACGACGACTCGCTGCTCGAGCCGCTCGTGTTGCCCACCAAGTTCCCCAACCTCCTGGTCAACGGCAGCTCCGGCATCGCCGTGGGCATGACCACCAACGTGCCGCCCCACAACATGGGCGAGGTCATCGACGGCACGCTGCACCTCATCGAGCACCCCACCGCCACCGTGCGCGACCTGATGCAGTTCATCACCGGTCCGGACTTCCCCACCGCCGGCATCATCACCGGCCGCGAGGGCATCGTCCGCGCCTACGAGACGGGTCGCGGGCAGATCACCATCCGGGCGCGCACGGAGATCGAAACCTCCAAGAAGGGCGACCGCGAGAGCATCATCGTCACGGAAATCCCCTACCAGGTGAACAAGGCGCGGCTCATCGAGAAGATCGCCGACCTGGTGCGCGACAAGAAGCTCGAGGGCATCAGCGACATCCGCGACGAGAGCGACCGCCAGGGCATGCGCATCGTGGTGGAGCTCAAGCGAGATGCCATCTCCGGCGTGGTGCTCAACAACCTGTTCGCCACCACCCCCATGGAGACCACCTTCGGGGCGGTGATGCTCGCCATCGACGGCGGCCAGCCGCGCACGCTCACCCTCAAGGAGCTGCTCGACCGGTTCATCTCGCACCGCCGCGACGTGGTCACGCGCCGCAGCCGCTTCGAGCTGCGCAAGGCGCGCGCCCGCCGCCACATCGTCGAGGGTCTGCTCGTCGCGCAGGATCTCATCGACCTGGTGGTCAGCCTCATCCGCGCCTCGAAGGACCCCGACGAGGCGCGCTGGGGCCTCATGCACATCCTGTCGCCCGAGCTCTACGAGCAGGAGCGCTTCAAGAACCTGCAGCGCATCGACTACGCGCAGGCCAAGGCGCAGATGGCGCTGCTCGAGTCGCGCGCGCGCGCCGAGGAGCCCAACTACTCGGGCCTGGAGCACCGCTACGAGGGCTCCGGCTTCAGCGAGGATCAGGCCAAGAACATCCTCGAGATGCGCCTGCAGCGGCTCACCGGCCTGCAGCGCGAGGAGCTGTTCCGCGAGCTGGTGGACCTGGTGCGGGAGATCCTCCGCCTCGAGGACATCCTCGCCCACGAGACGAGCCTGCTCAACGTCATCAAGACGGAGCTCAAGGAGATCCGCGAGCGCTACAGCGACAAGCGGCGCACGGAAATCACCGGCGCGGTGGAGGAGATCACCAGCGAGGACCTCATCGCCGAGGAGACCATGGTGGTGACGCTCTCGCACACCGGCTACGTGAAGCGCTCGCCGCTGTCCGAGTACCGGGCGCAGAAGCGCGGCGGCCGCGGCAAGACGGGGGCCACGACGAAGGAAGACGATTTCGTCACCGACATGTTCGTGGCGAGCACCCACGCCTTCCTCATGCCCATCACCAACAAGGGCCGGCTCTACTCGCTCAAGGTGCACGAGCTGCCGCTCGCCGGCCGCACCTCGCGTGGCAAGGCCATGGTGAACCTGGTGCAGTTCGGCGAGGGCGAGCGGCTCGCCCAGGTGCTGGTGACGCGCGAGTTCGGTGAGAACCAGTTCGTCTTCTTCGTGACGAAGAAGGGCGTCGTCAAACGCACGGACCTGTCGGCGTTCGCCAACGTGCGCTCCAGCGGCATCATCGCGCTGGGCATCGACGAGGGGGACGAGCTCGTCGCGGTGAAGATCACCGACGGCTCCAAGGACATCCTCCTGTCCACGGCCACGGGCATGAGCATCCGCTTCCCCGAGCAGGAAGTGCGCTCCATGGGCCGCCAGGCCTACGGCGTGAAGGGCATCACCCTGGAGGAGGGCGACGAGGTGGTGGGCGCCGACGTGGTGGAGAAGGACACCACCATCCTCACGGTGACGGAGAACGGCTACGGCAAGCGCACCCAGGAGGCCGAGTACCGGCAGCAGGGCCGTGGCGGCAAGGGCATCATCGACATCAAGACCACCGAGCGCAACGGCAAGGTGGTGGGCCTCGTGCCGGTGACGGACAAGGACGAGGTGATGCTGGTGACCAACGGCGGCATGCTCATCCGCATGAAGGCCAAGGAGATCTCCGTCATCGGCCGCAACACGCAGGGCGTGCGGCTCATCGCCCTGGAGAGCGCCGAGGAGAAGGTGACGGGCATCTCCAAGCTGCCCGAGTCCGAGGAGGACGAGGGCGAGACGGTCGAGGCGCTGGCGAGCGAGTCCGCGGCCGCCGCGCCGTCCACGGCCGCCGAGTCGCCCGAGGGTTCCGAGTCGCCCGAGGGCACTGAGTCGCCCGAGGGCTCCGAGCCCGAGCAGGGCTGA
- a CDS encoding helix-turn-helix domain-containing protein, producing the protein MFVSQAKTSREWKLSELAEAVGVTPRTVRYYVQRGLLPAPPFKGPDTVYGEEHLLRLKAIRVLQARFLPLDAIQVELARLTPEALQALAEAEPSAPPPVPSPAAPAPAPVSPPESAAPSAAPTSWRRWELAPGLELHLADTADAKTRALAEHLRALLQQSQER; encoded by the coding sequence ATGTTCGTGAGTCAGGCGAAAACATCCCGGGAGTGGAAGCTCTCGGAGCTGGCCGAGGCGGTGGGGGTGACCCCGAGGACCGTGCGCTACTACGTGCAACGCGGCCTGCTGCCCGCTCCGCCCTTCAAGGGTCCCGACACCGTCTATGGCGAGGAGCACCTGCTGCGCCTCAAGGCCATCCGCGTCCTCCAGGCCCGCTTCCTTCCCCTCGATGCCATCCAGGTGGAACTGGCGCGGCTCACCCCCGAGGCCCTCCAGGCACTCGCCGAGGCCGAGCCCTCCGCACCGCCCCCCGTGCCTTCCCCGGCGGCGCCCGCGCCGGCTCCCGTTTCCCCGCCCGAGTCCGCCGCCCCTTCCGCCGCCCCGACGAGCTGGCGACGATGGGAGCTGGCACCGGGACTCGAGCTGCACCTCGCCGACACGGCGGATGCGAAGACCCGGGCGCTCGCGGAGCACCTGCGCGCCCTCCTCCAGCAGTCCCAGGAAAGGTAG
- a CDS encoding VIT domain-containing protein, which produces MHDEKAGLYTRGGTQVALQGVEVTGELLGGHARVRVCQRYRNTEPRPIEAVYVFPLPSDATLTAFSLECAGRRVQAVLQEREKAFHTYDDAVTAGHGAALLDQERPNVFTAQVGNLLPGEETRVEVEFLQVLQVEEGSLCWVLPTLVAPRYIPGTPTGDRTSHGVAEPTSRVPDADRITPPVGDAPYGLTLELLVSLGREVVVESPSHALQLTRTGSGTRVTLSQPGVVLDRDLVLNIRSPDTDAAFTPLVTHRQGDAPGTFALTVVPDLLGMAGAPRRQEVVFVVDTSGSMDGESLPQAQGALRLCLRHLREGDRFNIIAFENAFHLFSPQPVPFTQKTLEQADRWVAALHAHGGTELLEPLRAAVEAMPEGVVVLLTDGQVGNESEILQAVLAARRTARVYSFGIGTNVSDALLKDLARQTGGAVEFIHPGERIDDKVVAQFSRALAPRVTDVEVRFEGVEATELAPAELPPLVDGTPWSLFGRYTTPGTGTVVLKGRAGAESFSLAIAVNFPATSDRPAVEKLWAAERIRGWQAAALVGRRAEALKERILQLALAHGLVTPYTSFVVVEERTGERRASAQPETRVIPVHAPAGWAMFGTADQDTAKKELSKPAPRRAINPSALLSVDRMRAAPAPAAAPPPPPRAPAPAAPLASRPLLKGSAKKSRGGAVYGPPGEEEVTGSSLARVEDAAASLQEALRSPPSMPDMALDDEGAVDGATSREARVDLLGQQLASGLWAGTGPGSEPVRQARATALALLELLRQGITSGHALHGGQVKKAVEALLALMPSLGQAPEVAELALGVAWLVSAGPRTRGRISQAARPLAGLSARLEDEGKLRQHVDTLATR; this is translated from the coding sequence ATGCACGACGAGAAGGCGGGGCTGTACACGCGCGGCGGCACCCAGGTGGCCTTGCAGGGGGTGGAAGTCACCGGAGAACTGCTCGGAGGCCATGCCCGGGTGCGCGTATGCCAGCGCTACCGCAACACCGAGCCGCGTCCCATCGAGGCCGTGTATGTCTTTCCGCTGCCCTCGGACGCCACCCTCACCGCCTTCTCGCTCGAGTGCGCCGGGCGGCGCGTGCAGGCCGTGCTCCAGGAGCGGGAGAAGGCCTTCCACACCTATGACGACGCGGTGACGGCCGGCCATGGCGCCGCGCTGCTCGACCAGGAGCGCCCCAACGTCTTCACCGCCCAGGTGGGCAACCTGCTGCCCGGGGAAGAGACGCGCGTGGAGGTGGAGTTCCTCCAGGTGCTCCAGGTGGAAGAGGGCAGCCTGTGCTGGGTGCTGCCCACCCTCGTCGCGCCCCGCTACATCCCCGGCACGCCCACGGGAGACCGCACCTCGCACGGCGTGGCCGAGCCGACGAGCCGGGTGCCCGACGCGGACCGCATCACCCCGCCCGTGGGCGACGCGCCCTATGGCCTCACGCTCGAGCTGCTCGTGTCCCTGGGCCGCGAGGTGGTGGTGGAGAGCCCCTCGCACGCGCTCCAGCTCACGCGCACCGGGAGCGGCACGCGCGTGACGCTCTCCCAGCCGGGCGTGGTGTTGGATCGGGATCTCGTGCTGAACATCCGGAGCCCAGATACGGACGCGGCCTTCACGCCGCTCGTCACCCACCGCCAGGGCGACGCGCCGGGCACCTTCGCCCTCACCGTGGTGCCGGACCTGCTGGGCATGGCCGGCGCACCCCGGCGACAGGAGGTGGTGTTCGTGGTGGACACCTCGGGCTCCATGGACGGCGAGAGTCTGCCCCAGGCCCAGGGCGCGCTGCGGCTGTGCCTGCGCCACCTGCGCGAGGGGGATCGCTTCAACATCATCGCCTTCGAGAATGCCTTCCATCTCTTCTCGCCCCAGCCGGTGCCCTTCACCCAGAAGACGCTGGAGCAGGCGGACCGGTGGGTGGCGGCACTGCATGCCCACGGGGGCACGGAGCTGCTCGAGCCCCTGCGCGCCGCGGTGGAGGCCATGCCGGAGGGCGTGGTGGTGCTGCTCACGGATGGGCAGGTGGGCAACGAGTCGGAGATCCTCCAGGCGGTGCTGGCCGCGCGGCGAACGGCGCGCGTCTACTCCTTCGGCATCGGCACCAACGTGAGTGACGCGCTGCTCAAGGACCTGGCGCGGCAGACGGGCGGCGCGGTGGAGTTCATCCACCCCGGCGAGCGCATCGACGACAAGGTGGTGGCCCAGTTCTCGCGGGCGCTCGCCCCGCGCGTCACGGACGTGGAGGTGCGCTTCGAGGGCGTGGAGGCCACGGAGCTGGCGCCCGCCGAGCTCCCGCCGCTCGTGGATGGCACGCCCTGGAGTCTCTTCGGCCGGTACACCACGCCGGGCACGGGCACGGTGGTGCTCAAGGGCCGCGCGGGGGCGGAGTCCTTCTCCCTCGCCATTGCCGTGAACTTCCCCGCGACGAGCGACCGGCCCGCGGTGGAGAAGTTGTGGGCCGCCGAGCGCATCCGCGGGTGGCAGGCCGCCGCGCTCGTGGGCCGGCGGGCCGAGGCGCTCAAGGAGCGCATCCTCCAGCTCGCGCTCGCGCACGGCCTCGTGACGCCCTACACCTCCTTCGTCGTGGTGGAGGAGCGCACGGGCGAGCGCCGGGCCTCGGCTCAACCCGAGACGCGCGTCATCCCCGTCCACGCCCCCGCCGGCTGGGCCATGTTCGGCACGGCGGACCAGGACACGGCGAAGAAGGAGCTGAGCAAGCCCGCCCCGCGCCGAGCCATCAACCCCTCCGCGCTCCTGTCCGTCGACCGCATGCGCGCGGCCCCGGCTCCTGCGGCGGCGCCTCCACCGCCCCCGCGAGCCCCCGCGCCGGCCGCGCCCCTCGCGTCCCGGCCCCTGCTCAAGGGCTCGGCGAAGAAGAGCCGAGGCGGCGCGGTCTACGGCCCGCCCGGAGAGGAAGAGGTGACGGGTTCCAGTCTCGCGCGTGTGGAGGACGCGGCCGCCTCCCTCCAGGAGGCACTGCGTTCTCCTCCGTCCATGCCGGACATGGCGCTGGACGACGAGGGGGCAGTGGACGGGGCCACGTCCCGGGAGGCCCGGGTGGATCTGCTCGGCCAGCAGCTCGCCAGCGGGTTGTGGGCGGGCACCGGCCCGGGGAGCGAGCCCGTGCGGCAGGCACGCGCCACCGCGCTCGCCCTGCTGGAGTTGCTGCGCCAGGGCATCACCAGCGGCCATGCGCTCCATGGCGGCCAGGTGAAGAAGGCCGTGGAGGCGCTGCTCGCGCTGATGCCCTCCCTGGGCCAGGCCCCCGAGGTGGCCGAGCTCGCCCTGGGCGTGGCGTGGCTCGTGTCCGCGGGCCCGCGCACCCGGGGGCGCATCTCCCAGGCGGCGCGGCCGCTCGCGGGGCTCAGCGCCCGGCTGGAGGACGAGGGGAAGTTGCGCCAGCACGTGGACACCCTGGCCACGCGCTGA
- the ung gene encoding uracil-DNA glycosylase, whose protein sequence is MSSLKSLLPEEWHEALRDVLASPGFGQLEAFVAQERRRHTVYPPEEDLFSAFRLTPYGQVKVLILGQDPYHGAGQAHGLAFSVRPGVKPPPSLVNIFKELQSDLGLPRPKDGSLVPWAERGVLLLNAVLTVREAEPNSHAGHGWETFTDAVIRAVNEQPEPVVFVLWGSYAQKKQALIDERRHAVLKGPHPSPLSAKRGFFGSKPFSHANAELEKRGRAPVDWRLPG, encoded by the coding sequence ATGAGTTCGTTGAAGAGCCTGCTGCCGGAGGAGTGGCACGAGGCGCTGCGGGACGTCCTGGCGAGCCCGGGGTTCGGGCAACTGGAGGCGTTCGTGGCGCAGGAGCGCCGGCGACACACGGTGTATCCGCCCGAGGAGGATCTGTTCTCGGCCTTCCGGTTGACGCCGTACGGCCAGGTGAAGGTCCTCATCCTCGGGCAGGATCCGTATCACGGGGCGGGACAGGCGCACGGGCTGGCCTTCTCGGTGCGGCCGGGCGTCAAACCCCCGCCCTCGCTGGTGAACATCTTCAAGGAGCTCCAGTCGGACCTGGGTCTGCCCCGGCCGAAGGACGGCTCGCTGGTGCCGTGGGCCGAGCGGGGCGTGTTGCTGCTCAACGCGGTGCTGACGGTGCGCGAGGCCGAGCCCAACTCCCATGCGGGACACGGCTGGGAGACCTTCACGGACGCGGTCATCCGGGCGGTGAACGAGCAGCCGGAGCCGGTCGTGTTCGTGCTGTGGGGCAGCTATGCCCAGAAGAAGCAGGCGCTCATCGACGAGCGGCGGCATGCGGTGCTCAAGGGCCCGCACCCCTCGCCGCTGTCGGCCAAGCGGGGCTTCTTTGGCAGCAAGCCCTTCAGCCACGCCAACGCGGAGCTGGAGAAGCGCGGGCGCGCGCCCGTGGATTGGCGGCTGCCCGGGTGA
- a CDS encoding IPT/TIG domain-containing protein: MLVKLIADLLNNSDVQQQFSRDPPGLMDSYELSPDARQALEHGDRQRLLELIGQEISQSALFGALWSKPGGIVIHSVSPTTGEAGTQLELTLTGDYFASTAFVTLQREDGNYLAQTIRVTQPDAQGSTLTARLHLPASASPGVYSVTVSNPSAWFSILDNSFTVVTK, encoded by the coding sequence TTGCTCGTCAAGCTCATCGCGGATCTGTTGAACAATTCCGACGTCCAGCAGCAGTTCAGCCGGGATCCTCCCGGACTCATGGACTCCTATGAGCTGTCTCCCGACGCGCGACAGGCCCTGGAGCACGGGGACCGGCAGAGGCTCCTCGAGCTGATCGGACAGGAAATCTCACAGAGCGCGCTGTTCGGGGCGCTCTGGAGCAAGCCCGGGGGCATCGTCATCCACTCGGTGTCACCGACCACGGGCGAGGCCGGGACGCAGCTCGAGCTCACCCTCACCGGGGACTACTTCGCCTCGACCGCGTTCGTGACCTTGCAGCGGGAGGATGGCAATTACCTTGCCCAGACCATCCGGGTGACCCAGCCGGATGCCCAGGGCTCCACGCTGACCGCGCGGCTCCACCTCCCGGCGAGTGCCAGCCCCGGTGTGTACTCGGTCACCGTGTCGAACCCGAGCGCGTGGTTTTCCATCCTCGACAACAGCTTCACGGTCGTCACGAAGTAG